Genomic segment of Scyliorhinus torazame isolate Kashiwa2021f chromosome 7, sScyTor2.1, whole genome shotgun sequence:
TGGAAGCACTACTAGAACTggaagagatcatggagagtattagctccatgcaggcagagAGGCGCCGGGACCAAACCTGTTCCCGGCAGACTGCTACAAAggatttgtgacagcactggccccgcaccgcacctgcgggagatgttcacagactcgctggctaggggcacactgccacctacgctagcacaagcctcaatctcgctaatacctaagaaagacaaagacccaacagagtacggttcatacagacccatctcactactaaacgtagacgccaaaatatgggccaagatcctagccaaaaggctggagaactgcgtaccagaggtggtcacagaggatcaAACAGGCTATATCAAAGGTAAACAGCGAACTCGACCATCAGGTGCCTGTTGAACACGAacctgaccccatccggggagaggacaCCCGAGGTTATCGTCTCCCTGGATAGAAAATTCCTTCAACAGGGTCGAGTGGAAGTACCCGTTttggagcggttcgggctcggaacaggattcacctcctgggtgaagctcctggACAACGTTCCTATGGCAAGCGTTTGGACTAATACCACCAACtccctgtacatagaacatacagtgcagaaggaggccatttggcccatcgagtctgcaccgacccacttaagccctcacttccaccctatccccgtaacccaataacccctcctaacctttatggacacgaagggcaatttagcatggccaatccacctaacctgcacgtctttggactgtgggaggaaatggagcacccggaggaaacccacagacacggggagaacgtgcagactccgcacacacagtgacccagcggggaattgaacctgggacactggcgctgtgatgccacagtgctatccacttgtgctaccatggtgCCAGTACTTCcacctgcacaggggcaccaggcagggatgcctgctgtcccagCTGTTGTTCGTCCTAGCGATTAAGCCACtagcgatcgctctcagaacagcaaagaattggagggggatccaaagaggaggcagtgaGCGCAGTCTCACTCCAAAGTAGgatccaaagaaggtcctacagaaaacaaagtccaggagggggctagccctcccaagtcTACAGTACTATCACTGGCCagcgacagcagaaagagtgaTGGGACGGATAAAGAAGCCAGAAGCCGAGCGGGTGCgcacggaggaggcctcctgcagggccgTTCTCCACAGTTGCACTCCCATCCGCATCCAAAAACACCCCAGCAGTCCAGTGGTGGTCGCcgccctccagacctggaaccaactacggccaaAATTCGGCCTAACTGAAATgttcgacaaagcccccatctgtaaCAATCATAGATTCATGCCAGCACTCACGGACGCCatcttaaaaggtggagacaggatggggggggggggggggcactgacagtcagagacctatacaccgatggcagggtcacaacactggacgaactgacggagagattccaaCTAGCGAAGGGTAATAATCttggatacctgcagcttaaaaattccaacggaaggagacaaggacgtacccgtgACCACCGCGACGGACGCTATTAGACAAACCCCTGGACGCAGACATTCTAGGCAGAGGGAACTTTAGTGGCATGTACGAACGACTGATTgagagggccgacactgtactggacacAACAAAGAAGAAATGGGAGAAAGatttggggttcgaaatagggtggggactctggggcaaagcactgcatagggtcaactccacctccatgtgcacAAGACTCagcctaacgcaactaaaagtggtacatggagcccacttaacaagaacccgaatgagtaagttcttcccagaggtggaggacagatgtgaactgtaccaaggaggcccagccaaccactcccacatgttctggtcttgtcccagacttgctgggtactggacagccttcttcgaggcaatgtccaaagtggtggggatgagggtggagccctgCCCAAAAGTCTGGGTACCAGactagccagatctcttcatggggaagagggtggacgcacttgcctttgcctccctaatcacccgccatagaatcctgttcagctggcgatcagcagcaccacctaaagctgcagactggctgtccgacctattgtaatttctccaaatggagaaaatcaaattggtCATCCaagggtcggaagatggcttcatCAAAACATAGGAGACACTCACCtgactgttccaggacctgtttgcggccaacaaacaaacaaacaaacaagtaAGTAGCTAAGACATaagagagggggctgaggggaggggtggaaGCAAGAGGGAGTAGCCAAACTCAGCCGGAAAAAACGCAAAGTAGCAGAGAAGAAGGGTGTGGGGAGAAGAgaagggggaagggaaaggggtggagggagggaggacgaGGAGAGGAGAACAATAGAGGGAAGCCAGAAAGGAGAaagaggagggaacacaaactggggggggggggaaagagcgctGGAAAAGACAACGACCACAACAAGCACAGCAAGGCGAAAGAACGAACGGGACGAAGAAACGGCCAATGGCCAATGCGGAGGCAAATGGACAAAAGTAAAAAAACGACCAAGAGAGGCAAATGGCATCAGAGGCACCACCCAGGCCCCTTCCACCCGGTTTTGTaaaaaataaaaagggggggggggggagaaaagagagaaaGACACCCTTTTCTGCTATGTGTTTTTTTTACCTCCTTCGTTTTTTGTGTATATATTTGTAAGTATATCATGTCTAAAACTcaatgaaaacatttttaaaaaaatgtttatatcAGGGTAGGAGAAAAGTTTTCATTTGTTAAATTTCTCTAATCCAGGCCTGAACCCAGATCCTTAACATAGTAGAATATACTCACATGTGTGTTGGTTTCTATGGATTAACAGATCAATTGGTTCCTACTCACTAGCACATACCTGGTTCATTTTGAAGAAGTCCAAGGTAGGCCTTGTCCATCGGACATCCTCATCATGCCTCCGTTTTATACCACACTTGCGTTCGTTTAAGTCGCAGGGCTGGGAATGACTCCGCAACAGGCCCTGCTGCCGTCGGTTCATCTCTGGAGTGGAGGAGGGTGTGCTTTTAGCAGAAAGCAGACATCTTGCTGCCTCCTGAATGTGCACAGGAGAGAGTGAGAAGCGCCTTTGAGGAATGAACGTGCACTGCTCGGGCAAAATGCATTGCACGCCCAAAAAAGTTCTCTCGCCGATATCTGTGGAATGGTTGTTTGGCGACAGCATCCACGGCAATGGAGATTCAGGAGATGTTGTGAGACTGGAAAACGTGAAACTGCTGGTGTTCGAGTATTGGCCTGAGTTGGGAAGTTGCTGGAGGCCAAGGGTGGTGGGGCGCTGGGTTGAGTTACCGAGCTGTGCACCTGCATTGCCACCACTGTTGCAGCGCCGTTTGACAGGAGTCCAGACCTTGGAGCCTACAGGCTTCCAGAGAGACCTGCAGCGTGACAAATCTTCTGGCACAGAGAGTGATCGACAGTGTCTCTTAGTCGGTGGATCTGGCAGTGAGGCAAAACTGTCGGAGAACTTCAAGTCACTTAAATTCCCCACCGACGTGCTAGTAATGTGACCCATCCATCTACTTGCTGCCTGACCTGTCCACAAGGATTTGTTCTGGCTG
This window contains:
- the fam53c gene encoding protein FAM53C isoform X3; the protein is MVTVITEQLQKQSLDDLACKAFNISLPLPENANKGGCWNPYRFIPEERKWNVFDTSNSELPVNMGFPSLASYNLSSINSSSQNKSLWTGQAASRWMGHITSTSVGNLSDLKFSDSFASLPDPPTKRHCRSLSVPEDLSRCRSLWKPVGSKVWTPVKRRCNSGGNAGAQLGNSTQRPTTLGLQQLPNSGQYSNTSSFTFSSLTTSPESPLPWMLSPNNHSTDIGERTFLGVQCILPEQCTFIPQRRFSLSPVHIQEAARCLLSAKSTPSSTPEMNRRQQGLLRSHSQPCDLNERKCGIKRRHDEDVRWTRPTLDFFKMNQRPSKLKLMVLENAVCAVTCGHRWFLLEEKLEQSCLP
- the fam53c gene encoding protein FAM53C isoform X4, with product MGFPSLASYNLSSINSSSQNKSLWTGQAASRWMGHITSTSVGNLSDLKFSDSFASLPDPPTKRHCRSLSVPEDLSRCRSLWKPVGSKVWTPVKRRCNSGGNAGAQLGNSTQRPTTLGLQQLPNSGQYSNTSSFTFSSLTTSPESPLPWMLSPNNHSTDIGERTFLGVQCILPEQCTFIPQRRFSLSPVHIQEAARCLLSAKSTPSSTPEMNRRQQGLLRSHSQPCDLNERKCGIKRRHDEDVRWTRPTLDFFKMNQRRNLSSPACLELKERKALKDQSPILIPVTAAVKLDSSHSCPARSCRIETLSESDEEEEPKNYCDSTEAIPFQRTCEDLDLEMIEEN
- the fam53c gene encoding protein FAM53C isoform X1, which translates into the protein MVTVITEQLQKQSLDDLACKAFNISLPLPENANKGGCWNPYRFIPEERKWNVFDTSNSELPVNMGFPSLASYNLSSINSSSQNKSLWTGQAASRWMGHITSTSVGNLSDLKFSDSFASLPDPPTKRHCRSLSVPEDLSRCRSLWKPVGSKVWTPVKRRCNSGGNAGAQLGNSTQRPTTLGLQQLPNSGQYSNTSSFTFSSLTTSPESPLPWMLSPNNHSTDIGERTFLGVQCILPEQCTFIPQRRFSLSPVHIQEAARCLLSAKSTPSSTPEMNRRQQGLLRSHSQPCDLNERKCGIKRRHDEDVRWTRPTLDFFKMNQRRNLSSPACLELKERKALKDQSPILIPVTAAVKLDSSHSCPARSCRIETLSESDEEEEPKNYCDSTEAIPFQRTCEDLDLEMIEEN
- the fam53c gene encoding protein FAM53C isoform X2, with amino-acid sequence MVTVITEQLQKQSLDDLACKAFNISLPLPENANKGGCWNPYRFIPEERKWNVFDTSNSELPVNMGFPSLASYNLSSINSSSQNKSLWTGQAASRWMGHITSTSVGNLSDLKFSDSFASLPDPPTKRHCRSLSVPEDLSRCRSLWKPVGSKVWTPVKRRCNSGGNAGAQLGNSTQRPTTLGLQQLPNSGQYSNTSSFTFSSLTTSPESPLPWMLSPNNHSTDIGERTFLGVQCILPEQCTFIPQRRFSLSPVHIQEAARCLLSAKSTPSSTPEMNRRQQGLLRSHSQPCDLNERKCGIKRRHDEDVRWTRPTLDFFKMNQDVTRIEETKRQDEDGTDDLHHDHRWITTVARVDGPCNPHHTGPKHNHTTRYP